A single genomic interval of Microbulbifer variabilis harbors:
- a CDS encoding ABC transporter permease, with the protein MSMIDLSWWQLSLAAALVVALAICTHIARLQLGKPLIIAAVRTAIQLALVGVILEALFAVGTLLWVSLLGLAMLLFAGQQVVSRQKYRLRGGWSFAIGTLSMLVSAFSVTILSLVVLIGPQPWYQPQYSIPLLGMLLGNTMTGVALGLDRLTESMRRSSDIIENRLMLGETWRQASIEFRRDAMRAGLMPTINMMAAAGIVFLPGMMTGQILAGTAPTIAVKYQILIMFTIAAGTGFGTFVAVALCAKYLFDDRERLCLSRLKIENNS; encoded by the coding sequence ATGAGTATGATCGATCTTTCCTGGTGGCAGTTATCGCTGGCTGCGGCGCTGGTAGTTGCCCTGGCAATTTGCACCCATATTGCCCGATTACAGCTCGGTAAACCGCTGATTATTGCGGCGGTGCGCACGGCGATACAGCTGGCGCTTGTAGGAGTCATACTGGAAGCGCTATTCGCCGTAGGCACCCTGTTATGGGTCAGCCTGTTAGGGCTGGCGATGTTATTGTTTGCCGGGCAACAAGTCGTCTCTCGGCAAAAATATCGCCTGCGCGGAGGCTGGAGTTTTGCCATTGGCACTTTATCCATGCTGGTTTCCGCATTTAGCGTCACAATACTGAGTCTAGTGGTGCTAATCGGCCCCCAGCCCTGGTACCAACCGCAATACTCTATTCCATTATTAGGCATGCTTCTGGGAAACACCATGACCGGCGTTGCCCTAGGCCTGGATCGACTAACAGAAAGTATGCGGCGCTCAAGTGATATTATTGAAAACCGCCTAATGCTGGGGGAGACCTGGCGGCAAGCCAGTATTGAATTTCGCCGGGATGCCATGCGCGCGGGGTTGATGCCAACGATCAATATGATGGCTGCAGCCGGTATTGTCTTTCTACCCGGTATGATGACCGGGCAGATACTAGCCGGTACCGCGCCTACTATTGCGGTTAAATATCAGATTTTGATTATGTTTACGATTGCTGCAGGTACGGGGTTTGGTACTTTTGTGGCAGTCGCATTGTGTGCGAAATATTTATTTGATGATCGTGAGAGGCTTTGCCTAAGTAGATTAAAAATAGAGAATAACAGCTAA
- a CDS encoding toxin TcdB middle/N-terminal domain-containing protein, producing MLRNLLLSCCMVVSSTAAVAANEHTALQAPVLNLPTGPGSISGLGEAFTPNLNTGTSSRLVNLAVPPGRNGLAPDVSLEYNSGFGNGLLGLGHKLVIPYIQRQTDKGLPNYSEWGQADRQDNDRDGRTDEFDEFDTFINHLGEELVLVEDGVYRTKNASDFARYERLSKGWLVTQSNGLRWYLGQDSNSRVSGNNGTSVFSWYLEAVEDTHGNRIDYQYRKLDDGVQIYLDRIQYNTNGDMAVQFHYEDRPDVLTNYKAGFEIKTAYRLQRVETQFAGRHLRKYEFSYQPLTEWQSLSLLQEVHSSAGEGESTVTLPPVRYGYTHYQQDQVFMSPMPAASQVPLNNPDVAFLDINRDGLPDVVNTAPNKDVYWLNLGPDKDGLPQWQSYREMNTFTTSRISSDSVTWADIDGAGDVNLLQYSSGSTHYFHLDDNYSWQYSGAIDGLYIPLDSPHVDMLDINNDKRIDVFATITNSSGKVLSHVVQLNHPDGWSQPIQLPMPTGTAAMRLGDPNVFLRDMNGDGLPDLVWVSNGYAAYYANRGLQGFAPAVVFANSPDTLHNLKNVRVTDINADGRADLIYLNGTQVSLWLNQGLDTKQHQLAKFSQPQLIQAQGNVAPEEVRLVDINGNGSTDIVWYSPGRGANTFYFAELFPNEQPNQLKTIDNGLGALTTLEYGSVVEEMVRDREGNSPWSQGIPVAMQVLKRVVVDDGRGGEQQTTEMDYWDGFYDAADKEFQGFAHSEERRVGDASTPTLATRYEFHLGQKADGTEQEALQGKIKQIETRDAFGGIFWREENQWELRQLLSGYAEESRKVEFAAMTERQQHMLERGSGTPVTLAWEYDYDNYGNTTYIKELGRTDGNWQDERITQLRFSAESASAQGHWFLHLPLERKVTDLSGRAVAKEQWFYDDESFSAGNLGAVSKGNLTLRRLWHDAESADAYVAAERHRYDAFGNRIQSYDPLWDANTGHQTKVTYDSQYHTFPTEVGLHTGSRWLTARAGYDKGLGVLTDYTDFNGQQTQYGYDSHGRLTAMAKPGDSLQLPTVEYDYQLAQMVDGHRISWVETRQRERSGASGTIDSRRFYDGLGRTLMVRSEAEQPGQVVVSDHSNFNARGQVVQTALPYFAQGLAYRANDKGQHHRQYLYDAQGRTQEVYQPYTAQSGESVFNRITYLPMAQVLEDEEQTRANSVHHGAAKKLVFDGLQTAQGEYRLRQVDEIVGANTQGGIGGATWSTYYDYDLNGNFTRLQDAQNNVRTMHYDDLGRMRFLDDPNRGQRWQYFDDAGNLLATRDALGQERHYRYDGANRLFAEYQLSPRGEAPSGANWQPGLQLGSTSPVVSYQYDQRGEEGGAFLLGRLAKVTDQAGFEQWVYDARGRVVQRQRKIIGPQINSPLYTTRFAYDSAGRMTQQFYPDNSRVNFEYNTRGLLERIPGVVERLDYTANGVLQHQGLANGVETDWGFDERQRLAGLRTQRSGDALPLQQWDYRFDAVSNVLGIDDKRPSDALAAMAAELGATSAQAASLAKNIVYSYDDVYRLTGVADDIEQVYYSYDKIGNLLQVGRASVDLADMATAGNTQITDLRYGGSHDNGNTGASNRSSRGSLPGPQALSWAEGLIEYDDNGNRTQAGDQTYHWDHDQRLTYAGNKQAADQYGYDFKHQRRFKITERTGGARSVTLYIDGDSEVRDGKLLKYISVGQKRIARSDQSGEVFTPTEYYLHTHVGSTDLTLDKAGKIINAFTYKSYGELENVFGDSTAAPYRYAGKELDESTGLGYFERRYLQSDFGTFISPDPVLNHSGRFTDPQRWTPYRYARNNPINYVDPNGEAAIKLNDGRGKVANKAELLAIEARYKTMIVGAKRKGWDIAAGVLENFMSQEKDPFEIPSEWLLQQPSIKEGIEINKQFFYDDVMKKADLLKSGESAWHVDYWDKLVKADLFSEFYYASGTSTLTSYGYFNLEAGGDGTVTITGTIRHVWYDRYDWHDGLSATVPIFGRVGDESGNKLVEGGRAKEFDMQSEWTENVKW from the coding sequence ATGCTACGCAATTTATTGCTTTCTTGCTGCATGGTTGTGTCATCTACGGCTGCTGTTGCCGCCAATGAACACACCGCTTTGCAAGCACCCGTTCTCAATCTGCCGACAGGTCCGGGCAGTATCTCCGGGCTCGGTGAGGCTTTTACCCCTAATTTAAATACCGGCACCAGTTCACGTCTAGTGAACTTGGCTGTGCCCCCTGGGCGCAATGGACTGGCTCCGGATGTATCACTGGAATACAACAGCGGGTTTGGTAACGGGCTATTAGGACTGGGGCATAAACTGGTTATTCCCTATATCCAGCGTCAAACCGACAAGGGCCTGCCTAATTATTCAGAGTGGGGTCAGGCTGATCGGCAGGATAACGACCGCGATGGTCGCACCGATGAGTTTGATGAGTTTGATACGTTTATCAATCACCTGGGCGAAGAATTAGTTCTGGTGGAAGACGGTGTTTATCGCACCAAAAATGCCAGCGATTTTGCTCGCTACGAGCGTCTGTCGAAGGGTTGGCTGGTGACTCAATCCAACGGCCTGCGTTGGTATTTGGGGCAAGACTCTAATAGCCGAGTCAGTGGCAACAACGGCACATCGGTATTCTCCTGGTATCTAGAGGCGGTAGAAGATACCCATGGCAATCGTATCGACTATCAATATCGCAAGTTGGATGATGGCGTTCAGATTTATCTGGACAGGATTCAATATAATACGAATGGCGATATGGCGGTGCAGTTTCACTATGAAGACCGCCCTGACGTCCTAACAAATTATAAAGCGGGTTTTGAGATTAAAACCGCTTATCGCTTGCAGCGCGTGGAAACACAATTTGCCGGGCGCCACTTACGTAAATACGAATTTTCCTATCAGCCGCTAACGGAATGGCAAAGCCTCTCCTTGTTACAGGAAGTCCATTCCAGTGCAGGCGAGGGCGAATCTACGGTAACCCTGCCACCAGTACGCTATGGCTACACCCACTATCAGCAGGATCAGGTGTTTATGTCACCGATGCCGGCTGCGAGTCAGGTACCACTGAATAACCCCGACGTCGCCTTCTTGGATATTAACCGGGATGGTTTGCCAGATGTTGTTAACACGGCACCGAATAAAGACGTTTACTGGCTTAATTTAGGTCCTGATAAAGATGGCCTGCCGCAATGGCAGAGTTATCGTGAAATGAATACTTTCACTACCAGCCGTATTTCCAGTGACTCGGTCACCTGGGCTGATATTGATGGCGCTGGTGATGTGAATCTATTGCAGTATAGCTCTGGTAGTACCCATTACTTTCATCTTGATGATAACTATAGTTGGCAGTATAGCGGTGCTATAGATGGACTCTATATTCCTCTCGATAGTCCCCATGTGGATATGCTGGACATCAACAATGACAAACGTATCGATGTCTTTGCGACGATAACCAATAGCAGCGGTAAGGTTTTATCCCATGTGGTGCAGCTGAACCACCCCGATGGCTGGTCACAGCCTATTCAATTGCCGATGCCCACAGGCACCGCAGCTATGCGTTTGGGTGATCCCAATGTCTTTCTCCGGGATATGAACGGAGATGGTCTGCCTGATCTGGTTTGGGTCAGCAATGGCTACGCGGCTTACTATGCTAACCGTGGCCTGCAGGGTTTTGCTCCCGCAGTAGTGTTTGCCAATAGTCCTGATACGTTACACAACCTCAAGAATGTTCGTGTTACGGATATCAATGCCGACGGCCGTGCGGATCTAATTTACCTCAATGGCACTCAGGTATCGCTATGGTTGAACCAGGGCCTGGATACCAAGCAACATCAGCTGGCAAAGTTTAGTCAGCCACAATTAATTCAAGCCCAAGGCAATGTGGCTCCCGAAGAGGTGCGCCTAGTCGATATTAATGGTAACGGCTCTACGGATATTGTTTGGTACAGCCCCGGTCGCGGTGCTAATACTTTTTATTTCGCAGAGCTATTCCCCAATGAGCAACCGAATCAGCTAAAAACGATCGACAATGGCCTGGGTGCATTGACGACCCTGGAGTACGGCTCTGTTGTCGAGGAGATGGTGAGAGACCGCGAGGGTAACAGCCCCTGGTCGCAGGGTATCCCTGTGGCAATGCAGGTACTTAAGCGCGTTGTTGTGGATGATGGCCGCGGTGGTGAACAGCAAACCACCGAGATGGATTACTGGGACGGCTTTTACGATGCTGCCGATAAAGAATTCCAGGGCTTTGCACACAGTGAAGAGCGTCGCGTGGGCGATGCCAGTACCCCGACACTGGCAACCCGCTACGAATTCCACCTGGGCCAAAAAGCCGATGGCACCGAACAGGAAGCCCTACAGGGCAAGATCAAACAAATAGAAACCCGCGATGCCTTCGGCGGAATTTTCTGGCGAGAGGAAAATCAGTGGGAGTTGCGCCAACTGCTGTCCGGTTATGCCGAGGAAAGCCGCAAAGTCGAGTTTGCGGCTATGACCGAACGCCAGCAGCATATGCTGGAGCGAGGCAGCGGTACCCCAGTGACCCTTGCCTGGGAGTATGACTACGATAATTACGGCAATACCACTTATATCAAAGAGCTGGGCCGTACCGATGGCAACTGGCAGGACGAGCGTATTACCCAATTGCGCTTCAGTGCGGAATCCGCCTCTGCACAGGGCCACTGGTTCCTGCACCTACCGCTAGAGCGCAAGGTTACCGACCTATCGGGCCGCGCTGTGGCCAAAGAGCAGTGGTTCTACGATGATGAAAGTTTCTCCGCTGGTAATTTAGGCGCGGTCTCCAAGGGCAACCTGACCCTGCGTCGACTCTGGCACGATGCTGAGAGTGCAGATGCCTATGTTGCCGCAGAGCGCCACCGCTACGATGCCTTCGGCAACCGCATTCAAAGTTATGACCCCTTGTGGGACGCCAACACAGGCCACCAAACCAAAGTCACTTACGACTCGCAATATCATACCTTCCCAACAGAAGTGGGTTTGCATACCGGCAGCCGCTGGCTCACCGCTCGTGCGGGTTACGACAAAGGTCTGGGTGTACTTACCGACTACACCGACTTTAACGGACAGCAGACCCAATATGGTTACGACAGCCACGGGCGCCTCACTGCCATGGCCAAGCCAGGGGACAGCCTGCAACTCCCCACGGTTGAGTACGATTACCAACTGGCGCAGATGGTGGATGGTCACCGTATCAGCTGGGTAGAGACTCGCCAGCGCGAGCGGAGTGGTGCTAGCGGTACCATCGACAGCCGCCGTTTTTACGACGGTCTGGGCCGCACCCTGATGGTGCGCAGTGAAGCCGAGCAACCGGGACAGGTTGTGGTCAGCGATCACAGTAACTTTAATGCGCGCGGCCAAGTAGTGCAGACCGCACTGCCTTACTTTGCCCAGGGGCTCGCCTATCGCGCTAATGATAAAGGCCAGCACCACCGACAATATCTTTACGACGCCCAAGGGCGTACCCAGGAGGTTTATCAGCCCTATACCGCGCAAAGTGGGGAAAGTGTCTTCAATCGCATCACCTATTTGCCCATGGCACAGGTGCTGGAAGATGAAGAGCAAACTCGTGCGAACAGTGTTCACCATGGCGCCGCCAAAAAACTGGTGTTTGATGGCCTGCAAACGGCGCAGGGTGAATACCGCCTGAGGCAAGTGGATGAAATTGTTGGAGCCAATACCCAGGGCGGCATCGGTGGTGCCACCTGGTCCACCTATTACGACTACGACCTCAATGGTAATTTTACCCGCCTGCAGGATGCACAAAATAATGTGCGCACCATGCACTACGACGACCTGGGGCGCATGCGCTTCTTGGACGACCCCAACCGCGGACAGCGCTGGCAGTACTTTGACGATGCCGGCAACCTGCTGGCCACCCGCGATGCCCTGGGGCAGGAGCGGCACTATCGCTACGACGGCGCCAACCGTCTCTTTGCCGAGTATCAATTATCGCCGCGAGGAGAAGCTCCCAGCGGCGCAAATTGGCAACCGGGCTTGCAGCTGGGCTCCACCTCACCGGTAGTCAGCTACCAGTACGATCAGCGCGGCGAAGAGGGCGGTGCCTTCCTACTTGGGCGCCTGGCCAAAGTGACCGACCAAGCCGGCTTCGAGCAATGGGTTTATGACGCACGCGGCCGAGTGGTACAGCGCCAGCGCAAGATCATCGGCCCGCAAATTAATAGCCCCCTCTACACCACGCGCTTCGCCTATGACAGCGCCGGGCGTATGACACAGCAGTTCTACCCCGACAATAGCCGGGTGAACTTCGAATACAACACCCGCGGTTTACTCGAGCGCATCCCGGGAGTGGTGGAACGCCTGGACTATACCGCCAATGGGGTTTTGCAGCACCAAGGGCTGGCCAATGGTGTTGAAACTGATTGGGGCTTTGACGAGCGCCAGCGACTGGCTGGCTTGCGCACCCAGCGCAGCGGGGACGCCCTGCCACTGCAACAGTGGGATTACCGTTTTGATGCCGTCTCCAATGTACTCGGTATCGACGACAAACGCCCCAGCGACGCTCTCGCCGCAATGGCTGCCGAACTCGGCGCAACCAGTGCCCAGGCAGCCTCCCTGGCAAAAAATATTGTCTACAGCTACGACGATGTCTATCGCCTGACCGGCGTTGCCGACGATATCGAGCAGGTTTATTACAGCTACGACAAAATCGGCAACCTGCTGCAAGTGGGTCGCGCGAGTGTCGACCTGGCAGATATGGCCACCGCTGGAAATACCCAGATCACAGATCTGCGTTACGGCGGCAGCCATGACAATGGCAACACTGGCGCCTCCAACCGCAGCAGCCGTGGCAGCCTGCCCGGACCCCAAGCGTTGAGCTGGGCTGAAGGCCTGATTGAATACGATGACAACGGTAATCGTACGCAAGCCGGCGACCAGACCTACCACTGGGACCACGACCAGCGCCTGACTTATGCCGGTAATAAGCAAGCTGCTGACCAGTACGGTTATGACTTTAAACACCAGCGCCGCTTTAAAATCACCGAACGTACAGGCGGAGCTCGCAGCGTCACTCTGTATATCGACGGAGATAGTGAAGTACGTGATGGCAAATTACTGAAGTACATCAGTGTTGGCCAGAAACGTATTGCCCGCAGTGACCAGAGTGGAGAAGTGTTCACGCCGACTGAGTATTACCTGCACACGCACGTAGGTTCTACCGACCTGACTCTGGATAAGGCTGGCAAGATCATTAATGCCTTTACCTATAAGTCTTACGGCGAGCTGGAAAATGTCTTCGGTGATAGTACCGCAGCACCTTACCGCTATGCGGGCAAAGAGCTGGATGAGTCCACGGGTTTAGGTTACTTCGAACGACGTTACCTGCAGTCTGACTTTGGTACCTTTATCAGCCCGGATCCGGTGCTAAATCACTCGGGACGTTTTACGGATCCACAGCGTTGGACGCCTTATCGCTATGCGCGGAATAATCCAATTAATTATGTGGATCCCAATGGCGAAGCTGCCATTAAGCTAAATGATGGAAGAGGGAAGGTAGCTAATAAAGCGGAACTGCTAGCAATCGAAGCTAGGTATAAAACTATGATTGTCGGAGCCAAGAGGAAAGGTTGGGATATCGCTGCTGGTGTATTAGAAAACTTTATGAGCCAAGAAAAGGATCCTTTTGAAATACCTTCAGAATGGCTTCTTCAGCAACCATCAATAAAAGAAGGGATAGAAATAAATAAACAATTTTTTTACGATGATGTAATGAAAAAAGCCGATTTGTTAAAATCCGGAGAGTCAGCTTGGCATGTTGATTATTGGGATAAGCTAGTCAAGGCAGATTTATTTTCTGAGTTTTATTATGCTAGCGGAACCTCGACTCTTACATCATATGGATATTTCAATCTCGAAGCAGGGGGAGATGGGACAGTAACCATTACAGGTACTATTCGACATGTTTGGTATGATCGCTATGATTGGCACGATGGTTTGAGTGCGACAGTCCCAATTTTTGGAAGAGTCGGCGATGAGTCAGGAAATAAATTGGTAGAAGGTGGAAGGGCGAAGGAATTTGATATGCAATCAGAGTGGACGGAGAACGTGAAATGGTAA